Proteins encoded together in one Phyllobacterium zundukense window:
- the bioB gene encoding biotin synthase BioB has translation MWENVAVARRDSKKNPSFSTCNSLKEARIIYNLPFNDLVFRAQQVHRANFDPNAIQMSRLLSIKTGGCPEDCGYCSQSAHYPTGLRASKLLEVERVVAEARKAKEGGATRYCMGAAWRNPKDRDMNALVAMVEGVRALGMETCMTLGMLTPEQSKKLAGAGLNYYNHNVDTSERFYSQIITTRTFEDRLETLSNVRDAGIKVCAGGILGLGETVDDRISMLVTLANLPEPPESVPINMLIPIPGSMLADAAPVDPIDFVRTIALARILMPRSHVRLSAGRTEMGDEMQALCFFAGANSIFVGDTLLTADNPGEDHDAALFRRLGLKPMELEPAS, from the coding sequence ATGTGGGAGAATGTAGCCGTGGCGAGACGTGATTCTAAGAAAAACCCGTCCTTCAGCACCTGCAATTCATTAAAAGAAGCCAGAATTATCTATAATTTGCCGTTCAACGACCTCGTCTTCCGGGCTCAACAGGTTCATCGGGCGAATTTCGATCCGAACGCTATTCAGATGAGCCGGCTTTTGTCGATCAAGACCGGTGGCTGTCCGGAGGATTGCGGCTATTGCAGCCAGTCCGCCCATTATCCGACAGGCCTCAGGGCCTCCAAGCTCCTGGAAGTCGAGCGTGTAGTGGCAGAGGCACGCAAGGCCAAGGAGGGCGGCGCGACGCGCTATTGCATGGGCGCTGCCTGGCGCAATCCCAAGGATCGCGACATGAATGCTCTGGTTGCCATGGTCGAGGGCGTGAGAGCGCTCGGGATGGAAACCTGCATGACGCTCGGCATGCTGACACCGGAGCAGTCCAAAAAGCTCGCGGGTGCCGGCCTCAATTACTACAATCACAATGTCGATACGTCCGAGCGCTTTTATTCGCAGATCATAACCACCCGTACATTCGAAGACCGGTTGGAAACGCTTAGCAATGTCCGTGACGCCGGCATCAAGGTCTGCGCTGGCGGCATTCTCGGGTTGGGTGAGACAGTCGATGACCGCATCTCAATGCTGGTTACGCTCGCCAATCTGCCGGAACCACCGGAGAGCGTGCCAATCAACATGCTGATCCCGATCCCCGGCTCCATGCTCGCCGATGCGGCGCCGGTCGATCCCATCGATTTCGTGCGCACCATTGCGCTGGCCCGTATCCTGATGCCGCGTTCGCACGTGCGGCTCTCCGCCGGCCGCACGGAGATGGGCGACGAGATGCAGGCTCTTTGTTTCTTTGCCGGAGCCAATTCGATCTTTGTCGGCGATACGCTGCTGACGGCCGACAATCCCGGCGAGGATCATGACGCCGCACTCTTCCGCCGACTTGGATTAAAGCCCATGGAACTGGAGCCAGCGTCTTGA
- a CDS encoding NAD-dependent succinate-semialdehyde dehydrogenase, which translates to MTVTQSLTRHLKNPELFVDLASVPDPTSAKATRRFPVFNPSTGELLAELPDMDAVDVAKAIDKAQSAKEQWAALTARERSNTLWIWHELILNHSEDLAAVLTAEMGKPLAEAKSEIAHAAAYLQWYAEEANRIYGETISAPSNDRRMLVIKQPVGVVGAITPWNFPASMVARKVAPALAAGCVVILKPAEQTPLIAGAMFSLARMAGFPDGVLNLVYASEGDAVGRELCSNPKVRKISFTGSTEVGRLLMRQCSDQIKKISFELGGNAPFIVFDDADVDAAVEGAIQAKFRNAGQTCVSANRLYVQSSVHDEFAEKFTQRVRALRVGDGFEPNVAIGPLIDTRALAKIENHIGDAVEKGGKIRCGGSRIGPSGTFFEPTVITDVVSTMRLAREETFGPLAPIIRFDDAEKVVREANDTIYGLAAYFYASNLKRVWRVAETLEYGMVGINTGRMSSEAAPFGGMKQSGIGREGSRHGLEAYLEMKYLCMGGL; encoded by the coding sequence ATGACCGTGACACAGTCGCTGACCAGGCATCTGAAAAATCCCGAGCTATTTGTTGATCTCGCCTCGGTGCCTGATCCAACCTCGGCGAAAGCCACGAGGCGTTTTCCTGTCTTTAATCCCTCCACAGGCGAGCTGTTGGCGGAACTTCCAGACATGGATGCCGTGGATGTTGCCAAGGCAATAGACAAAGCCCAGTCAGCAAAGGAACAGTGGGCAGCGCTGACCGCGCGCGAGCGTTCCAACACGTTATGGATTTGGCACGAGCTGATCCTCAACCACAGCGAGGACCTTGCCGCCGTTTTGACGGCTGAAATGGGCAAGCCGCTCGCAGAGGCGAAGTCTGAAATAGCCCACGCGGCAGCCTATCTCCAGTGGTATGCCGAGGAGGCCAATCGCATCTACGGCGAGACGATTTCAGCGCCGTCCAACGACAGGCGTATGCTGGTGATCAAACAGCCGGTCGGTGTCGTCGGTGCAATCACCCCGTGGAATTTCCCCGCCTCGATGGTCGCGCGCAAGGTCGCGCCGGCGCTCGCCGCCGGTTGCGTGGTCATCCTGAAACCCGCAGAGCAAACGCCACTTATCGCCGGGGCCATGTTCTCGCTTGCCCGGATGGCAGGATTTCCTGATGGTGTTCTTAACTTGGTCTATGCATCGGAAGGGGATGCGGTTGGCCGTGAACTTTGCTCCAATCCCAAGGTTCGCAAGATCAGCTTTACCGGGTCAACAGAGGTCGGGCGGCTCTTGATGCGGCAGTGCTCGGACCAAATCAAAAAGATAAGCTTCGAGCTCGGTGGCAACGCCCCCTTCATTGTTTTCGATGATGCGGATGTCGATGCTGCCGTCGAGGGCGCGATCCAGGCCAAGTTCCGCAATGCCGGCCAGACCTGCGTTTCAGCCAACCGGCTTTACGTACAGTCCAGTGTGCACGATGAGTTCGCCGAAAAATTCACCCAGCGTGTGCGTGCATTACGCGTCGGTGACGGCTTTGAGCCCAATGTTGCGATCGGCCCTCTTATCGATACCCGCGCCCTTGCAAAGATTGAAAACCATATTGGCGATGCCGTAGAGAAGGGTGGGAAGATCCGTTGCGGTGGCAGCCGTATCGGCCCATCGGGAACATTCTTTGAGCCCACGGTGATTACCGACGTGGTCAGCACCATGCGGCTAGCCCGGGAAGAAACCTTCGGACCGCTCGCGCCGATCATCCGCTTTGATGATGCCGAGAAGGTGGTACGCGAGGCGAATGACACGATCTACGGTCTCGCAGCCTATTTCTATGCCTCCAATCTCAAGCGTGTCTGGCGCGTTGCCGAAACCCTTGAATATGGCATGGTCGGCATCAATACGGGACGAATGTCCTCTGAGGCCGCACCCTTTGGCGGCATGAAGCAGTCAGGGATCGGTCGTGAGGGTTCGCGCCACGGTCTTGAGGCTTATCTCGAGATGAAGTACCTGTGCATGGGTGGGTTATAG
- a CDS encoding MFS transporter: protein MQRADPHPSNSTTLAPLRNPVFRSIWTATQISSLGLLVQTVAISWLMVTISASDLMVALVQAASTLPAFFLSILAGAIADNFSRRWVMFAGQCLVAVASLMLAISVGLGFASPWLILGLGFLAGCGFALNDPAWHASVGDILDKRDIPAAVTLMSVGYNIVRSIGPALGGVMLAFFGPLVVFAFAALTDLAPPIAIWRTKWRVRSSPLPRERMTTAIHDGVRFTALSSEVRAAIARASLFGMASISILALLPLVVRDRLASGPIVYGILLAGFGMGAFTAGMSNGFLRRTFSQNRLLAFASLACAACCLSLALTSSVAVAVIFMAVGGAGWLITWTGTDVWVQLASPRWVVGRTLSIYYALTYGGMAAGSWIWGTLAENYSLTLALGGAAGALLLVAAAGIVLPMHPWEESDQEGSDFHAPELALDVKPRSGPIVVKVEYSIAEENIKAFLGCMRARRYAQSRAGARDWTLQRNLQTPSLWTETFRTPTWMDFLRLNHRLTPADKEIGQHLVALHDGELPPRTEFSIERTTDAARTRAQPMTFGSGPPR, encoded by the coding sequence ATGCAGCGCGCAGATCCTCATCCGTCCAATTCAACCACACTTGCCCCGCTTCGGAACCCGGTATTTCGTTCGATCTGGACAGCCACACAGATATCAAGCCTGGGATTGCTGGTGCAAACGGTGGCTATCAGCTGGCTGATGGTCACGATTTCCGCTTCCGACCTGATGGTCGCGCTCGTACAGGCTGCCTCTACATTGCCGGCATTCTTCCTCTCAATTCTTGCCGGAGCGATTGCCGACAATTTCAGCCGCCGGTGGGTGATGTTTGCCGGGCAATGCCTGGTCGCAGTGGCATCCCTGATGCTGGCGATTTCAGTCGGATTGGGATTTGCCAGTCCCTGGCTCATACTCGGACTTGGCTTCCTGGCCGGCTGCGGCTTCGCGCTGAATGATCCGGCCTGGCATGCCTCAGTCGGCGACATTCTCGACAAGCGCGATATTCCCGCTGCGGTGACGCTCATGTCGGTCGGATATAACATCGTGCGCAGCATAGGCCCGGCTCTGGGTGGTGTGATGCTAGCCTTCTTTGGCCCGCTGGTCGTTTTCGCCTTCGCGGCGCTGACTGATCTGGCGCCTCCAATCGCCATCTGGCGCACCAAATGGCGCGTTCGCTCTTCTCCTCTCCCGCGCGAGAGAATGACGACGGCTATTCATGACGGAGTGCGCTTCACGGCATTGTCCTCGGAAGTCAGAGCGGCAATTGCCCGCGCAAGCCTTTTCGGCATGGCCAGCATTTCCATTCTCGCGCTGCTGCCCCTCGTCGTTAGGGACAGGCTGGCAAGCGGGCCTATTGTCTACGGCATTCTCTTGGCGGGTTTCGGCATGGGCGCCTTCACCGCAGGGATGAGCAACGGCTTCCTGCGACGAACTTTTTCTCAGAACAGGCTGCTGGCGTTCGCATCCCTCGCCTGTGCGGCATGTTGCCTTTCACTGGCGCTTACATCGTCGGTGGCTGTAGCGGTCATTTTCATGGCAGTCGGGGGCGCGGGCTGGCTTATCACCTGGACTGGGACTGACGTTTGGGTGCAGCTGGCAAGCCCAAGATGGGTTGTCGGTCGGACGCTCTCGATCTACTACGCCTTGACCTATGGCGGTATGGCAGCCGGCAGCTGGATTTGGGGTACTCTCGCAGAGAATTACTCACTGACTTTGGCTTTAGGGGGCGCCGCAGGGGCTCTGTTGCTGGTCGCCGCAGCGGGAATAGTGTTACCAATGCATCCTTGGGAAGAGTCGGACCAAGAGGGTTCGGATTTTCATGCCCCGGAACTGGCACTCGACGTGAAGCCCAGGAGTGGCCCCATCGTTGTCAAAGTCGAGTATTCCATTGCGGAGGAAAACATCAAGGCCTTCCTGGGCTGCATGCGGGCAAGGCGGTATGCTCAGAGCCGCGCCGGTGCACGAGACTGGACGCTTCAGCGGAACCTGCAAACGCCTTCACTATGGACGGAGACATTCCGCACGCCAACGTGGATGGACTTTCTTCGCCTCAATCATCGACTCACGCCAGCCGACAAGGAGATAGGCCAGCATCTCGTGGCCCTGCATGATGGAGAGCTTCCTCCACGCACAGAATTTTCGATCGAGCGAACGACAGATGCGGCCCGTACCCGTGCGCAACCGATGACATTCGGTTCAGGGCCCCCAAGATGA
- a CDS encoding helix-turn-helix domain-containing protein, protein MERIFREELGKSLLRVRDQLRVRKAKQLLLDTDLNFTEVAVACGLLGTKTLNRAFAREGEPLPREQRAARR, encoded by the coding sequence ATGGAGAGAATTTTCAGGGAAGAACTCGGAAAATCACTTTTGAGAGTGCGGGATCAACTCAGGGTACGAAAAGCAAAGCAGTTGCTTCTCGATACAGATCTGAATTTTACCGAAGTTGCCGTCGCTTGCGGACTATTAGGCACCAAAACACTGAACAGGGCCTTCGCACGAGAAGGTGAACCACTGCCGAGGGAGCAGCGCGCTGCTCGGCGTTGA
- a CDS encoding LysR substrate-binding domain-containing protein yields MTALTVFEAASRFSSFTRAAEELGVTQAAVSRQIHLLEEDFGFPLFTRLHRQVILTDKGKALSAAASDAFNLLAEAVTDLRRDASSDELTISATIAFSHFWLMPRISEFSRHYPYINLRIVTQDNMPNLQRGEVDVAIRFGNGMWPDGHAEPLFEDEVFPICSPEYAGTDGRIKTPADLTSYSLISNETDDPMWTGWNEWLSSFSIVVPKKTRGLRCSFYTEAIYAALNGQGIALGWTHLVEDLLRQGRLVRLTDAAIKPRGAYFVVVPTRQRSKEAANLFVKWLQIVSQEPK; encoded by the coding sequence TTGACGGCGCTTACCGTATTTGAAGCAGCGTCACGGTTTTCGAGCTTTACCAGGGCCGCCGAGGAACTCGGCGTCACCCAGGCCGCCGTCAGTCGCCAGATACACCTTCTCGAAGAGGACTTTGGCTTTCCTCTTTTTACGCGGCTGCACCGGCAGGTGATATTGACGGACAAAGGCAAGGCGCTTTCGGCGGCCGCCAGCGATGCCTTCAACCTCCTTGCGGAAGCTGTTACCGACCTTCGCAGGGACGCTTCCAGCGACGAGCTAACGATCTCTGCGACGATCGCATTCTCCCATTTCTGGCTGATGCCCAGAATCTCGGAGTTTTCGCGCCATTATCCCTACATCAATCTCCGCATCGTCACTCAGGACAACATGCCGAACCTCCAACGGGGTGAAGTGGACGTCGCGATCAGATTCGGCAACGGCATGTGGCCCGATGGTCATGCAGAACCGCTGTTCGAGGACGAAGTCTTCCCGATCTGCAGCCCCGAGTACGCCGGGACAGACGGGCGCATAAAAACCCCGGCGGATTTGACCTCCTACTCCCTCATCTCCAATGAAACGGACGACCCAATGTGGACTGGTTGGAACGAATGGCTCTCGTCATTTTCTATCGTGGTTCCCAAAAAGACGCGGGGATTGCGTTGCAGCTTTTACACCGAAGCGATTTATGCCGCGCTCAACGGTCAAGGGATTGCGCTGGGCTGGACACATCTTGTGGAGGATTTGTTGCGGCAAGGACGACTGGTGCGCCTGACCGACGCCGCGATCAAACCCAGAGGAGCGTATTTCGTCGTGGTCCCTACAAGGCAACGGAGTAAGGAAGCTGCAAACCTCTTCGTCAAATGGCTGCAGATAGTATCGCAGGAACCGAAGTGA
- a CDS encoding aromatic ring-hydroxylating oxygenase subunit alpha yields the protein MLNTLPSPISSLLDTRIDGHSLPAGLYTREDVFQADMEVFFSRHWILLGLECDVPEPGDALVIDIGSTSLILLRDDDNEIRVVRNVCRHRGARLLDAGSTVVSKLVCPYHQWTYELSGKLSYAPHMGKDFDKSCRSLKAVNFKSISGLIYVCLSDNPPQDIKRLEEVMEPRLAPYDIRSAKVAHQLDVIEKGNWKLTMENNRECYHCSANHPELCVSFVDLDFGYDPYSLSPEDREEAEAHFAMYTERTRDWEADGFPSSPVEQVRNCETNFRTQRLIIAGAGESQTEDSTAASSKLLGTMTRKDLGDTHLWGHNSWCHFMGDHAVTSIAIPLSADTTLIRTTWLVHKDAVEGVDYDLAKLTHVWTETTKQDAELVARAQAGIQDPGYEPGVYSRFTEGALDDFASWYIERMRAHGY from the coding sequence ATGCTAAACACGCTCCCATCACCGATATCTTCCTTGCTCGACACTCGTATCGATGGGCATTCTCTTCCTGCTGGACTTTACACCCGCGAGGACGTTTTCCAAGCGGACATGGAGGTGTTCTTTTCCAGGCACTGGATTCTTCTGGGGCTTGAGTGCGATGTCCCGGAGCCCGGCGACGCTCTGGTCATCGACATCGGATCGACAAGCCTGATCCTGCTGAGGGATGACGACAACGAAATTCGGGTGGTCCGCAACGTCTGCCGCCATCGCGGCGCGCGACTGCTGGACGCCGGGTCAACCGTCGTCTCCAAACTTGTCTGCCCTTACCACCAATGGACCTACGAGCTTTCGGGTAAGCTCAGCTATGCCCCGCATATGGGCAAGGACTTCGACAAGAGCTGCCGGAGCCTCAAGGCGGTCAACTTCAAGTCCATCAGCGGCCTGATCTATGTCTGTCTTTCCGACAATCCTCCGCAGGACATTAAACGCCTGGAAGAAGTCATGGAGCCGCGACTTGCGCCCTATGATATTCGCAGTGCCAAGGTCGCTCACCAATTGGACGTCATTGAAAAGGGCAATTGGAAGCTCACGATGGAGAACAACCGAGAGTGCTATCACTGCTCGGCCAACCACCCCGAGCTGTGTGTCTCGTTCGTCGACCTCGATTTCGGATACGATCCCTACAGTCTTAGCCCAGAGGACCGGGAGGAGGCGGAAGCGCATTTCGCGATGTACACCGAGCGCACGAGAGACTGGGAGGCAGACGGATTTCCATCATCTCCGGTCGAACAGGTGAGAAACTGCGAAACCAATTTCCGTACCCAGCGCCTGATTATCGCCGGGGCCGGCGAGTCCCAGACGGAAGACTCGACCGCTGCCTCGTCGAAACTTCTGGGGACAATGACCCGCAAGGATCTCGGCGACACGCATCTTTGGGGGCACAACAGCTGGTGTCACTTCATGGGCGACCATGCCGTGACCTCGATTGCAATCCCGCTCTCTGCCGACACAACCCTGATCCGGACGACATGGCTTGTTCACAAGGATGCGGTCGAGGGGGTCGACTACGATCTTGCCAAACTCACCCACGTATGGACCGAGACGACCAAACAGGACGCTGAGCTCGTCGCTCGCGCCCAAGCCGGCATCCAGGACCCGGGCTATGAGCCTGGCGTTTATTCCAGGTTCACCGAAGGCGCTCTCGACGACTTCGCGAGCTGGTACATTGAACGGATGCGGGCCCATGGCTACTGA
- a CDS encoding hybrid-cluster NAD(P)-dependent oxidoreductase produces MATDLLPQAMSQVSGEYWDPETDDRLVCIDVHDETHDVKSFTFVSPDRKQFEFSAGQYFKFELGLDNEDDGRCYSVSSSPLRRNAITITVKRVPGGKVSNWLHDNLTPNTSVCASGPLGRFVRPAAKKFLFLSGGSGITPLMSMARELADTAVSTDVIFLHAGRSPKDLIFREEIANIARRVKGFRILMLPEDIGTERCWPGISGRISKEFLSLAAPDIADRVVMCCGPAPFMAAARKISVELGAPESNYHEESFDAGVIEEAPAPASQAVETKSFSVQFSKQGKSIEVRADQTVLSCAKKSGVRIPSSCASGICGTCKSKLISGTVDMKHDGGIRQREIDAGFFLPCCSRPLSDLVIER; encoded by the coding sequence ATGGCTACTGATCTTCTGCCTCAAGCCATGAGCCAAGTAAGCGGTGAGTATTGGGACCCGGAAACTGACGACAGACTCGTTTGCATCGACGTTCATGACGAAACGCATGACGTGAAAAGTTTCACGTTCGTGTCGCCCGACCGGAAACAATTCGAGTTCAGTGCCGGGCAATATTTCAAGTTCGAGCTCGGTCTCGACAACGAGGACGACGGGCGCTGCTACAGCGTCTCGTCCTCTCCACTTCGCAGGAACGCCATAACAATCACGGTGAAGCGTGTCCCGGGAGGCAAGGTGTCGAACTGGCTGCACGACAATTTGACCCCGAACACGTCTGTCTGCGCGTCGGGGCCACTCGGCCGTTTCGTCCGGCCCGCGGCCAAGAAATTCCTTTTCCTGTCGGGTGGCTCCGGGATTACGCCACTCATGTCGATGGCGCGGGAGCTTGCTGACACGGCCGTGTCGACCGATGTCATCTTCCTGCACGCGGGCAGAAGTCCAAAAGACCTTATCTTCCGCGAAGAGATTGCCAATATCGCGCGACGTGTCAAAGGGTTCAGGATTCTGATGCTTCCTGAAGACATCGGAACCGAGCGCTGTTGGCCGGGCATTTCGGGCCGGATATCCAAGGAGTTCCTTTCGCTGGCCGCGCCGGATATCGCTGACCGCGTCGTCATGTGCTGCGGACCAGCACCGTTCATGGCGGCCGCGAGAAAGATCAGCGTCGAACTGGGTGCTCCCGAATCCAACTACCATGAAGAAAGTTTTGACGCCGGGGTCATCGAGGAAGCCCCAGCGCCGGCTTCACAGGCTGTCGAAACGAAATCGTTCAGCGTGCAGTTTTCGAAACAGGGAAAGTCTATCGAAGTCCGTGCTGATCAGACCGTACTTTCCTGTGCCAAAAAATCCGGTGTCAGGATTCCATCATCATGTGCCAGTGGTATCTGCGGCACCTGCAAGTCCAAGCTCATAAGCGGAACCGTCGATATGAAGCACGATGGTGGAATCAGGCAAAGAGAGATCGACGCTGGTTTCTTCCTGCCGTGCTGTTCCAGACCGCTAAGTGATCTCGTCATCGAACGCTAG
- the proX gene encoding glycine betaine/L-proline ABC transporter substrate-binding protein ProX, with translation MKFKTAALLGSLLGMTSTAFAADQVKPAWSGIVEELFQTYVVSQGLKDLGYDVAEPTQAQIQLAHVAVANGDLTFFASHWEPLHTNYWKEAGGDKKLLRIGKLATNSLQGYLIDKKTADATGIKYLEDLKDPEKAKLFDINGNGKADLYGCEPGWGCERVIERHLDAYGLLDTVEHQQGGYFTIIPDAIERIKEGKPTLYYTWTPLWVSAVLQPGKDVVWLNVKETALPEGETGNTTVEGLGNLGFTVNDQMVVANTAWVNKNLAAKKLFELVKVPIADINAENKLVNDGEKSNEQIMKHASDWISTNKSEWDKWIAEAKAAK, from the coding sequence ATGAAATTCAAGACTGCCGCATTGCTTGGATCACTCTTAGGAATGACTAGTACGGCGTTCGCCGCTGACCAGGTTAAACCAGCCTGGAGCGGAATTGTCGAAGAACTGTTCCAAACGTACGTCGTCTCGCAGGGCTTGAAGGATCTTGGCTACGACGTCGCAGAACCCACTCAGGCTCAAATTCAGCTGGCTCATGTGGCTGTCGCCAACGGCGATCTCACATTTTTTGCGTCTCATTGGGAGCCTTTGCACACAAATTACTGGAAAGAGGCCGGCGGAGACAAAAAACTTTTGCGCATCGGCAAACTTGCAACGAACAGCCTCCAAGGCTACCTTATTGACAAGAAGACTGCTGACGCCACGGGCATCAAATATCTCGAAGATCTGAAGGATCCGGAAAAGGCGAAGCTTTTCGACATCAACGGCAATGGTAAAGCGGATCTCTATGGCTGCGAGCCCGGGTGGGGCTGTGAACGCGTGATCGAGCGTCACCTCGACGCCTATGGACTCCTCGATACAGTCGAGCACCAGCAGGGCGGTTACTTCACCATTATTCCCGACGCGATCGAACGCATCAAGGAAGGCAAGCCCACGCTCTATTACACCTGGACACCTCTTTGGGTATCGGCAGTGCTGCAGCCGGGCAAAGACGTGGTGTGGCTCAACGTCAAGGAGACCGCCCTGCCGGAAGGTGAAACGGGTAACACCACGGTGGAAGGTCTTGGAAACCTCGGCTTTACGGTCAACGACCAAATGGTGGTCGCTAACACGGCTTGGGTGAATAAAAACCTTGCAGCCAAAAAGCTTTTTGAGCTCGTCAAAGTTCCCATCGCGGATATCAACGCAGAGAATAAGCTCGTGAACGATGGCGAGAAGTCGAACGAGCAAATCATGAAGCACGCCTCCGACTGGATCAGCACCAATAAGTCTGAATGGGACAAGTGGATCGCAGAGGCCAAAGCTGCCAAGTAA
- a CDS encoding GlxA family transcriptional regulator — protein sequence MRTWEWTDGMAAYSVDGVATASRSNVTDFDEVSTIAILLFPGFSLLSLSSFLAPFEKANAILGRQRFRWTFASSSGVSETCGLGLAMPAPLRFSEVMPKIPLSGNTEMVVMVADGITDNGALSELAGPIRLCIRQNIPIVALGTATWLLAEMGALKNIECTIHWEKMAAFSETFSGPRMTDAIYTTDGGIWSCAGQISAFDLGVALLERNLGSHLTTEICKSNVVQGVRDHTHRQTNWFRWKSSCRSEKLPQAISLMETCLDELLPLERIAATLTISRRQLERLFETYLGTSPHKFYLKLRLDRARQLIESTNTPILEIAVACGFVSSSHFTKCYRVEHGCTPTETRFSRMNRAMMPRMARRRVTSG from the coding sequence ATGAGAACTTGGGAATGGACGGATGGCATGGCCGCTTACTCAGTGGATGGGGTGGCGACCGCCAGCAGATCGAACGTCACTGACTTCGACGAGGTGAGCACGATCGCGATCCTTTTGTTCCCAGGTTTCTCTCTTCTTAGCCTCTCATCCTTTCTTGCACCGTTCGAGAAAGCGAACGCCATATTGGGGAGGCAAAGATTCCGCTGGACGTTTGCCAGTAGTTCAGGGGTATCCGAGACCTGCGGCCTAGGACTGGCGATGCCCGCCCCCCTTCGCTTTTCGGAGGTCATGCCGAAAATACCGTTGTCCGGCAATACAGAAATGGTCGTGATGGTAGCCGACGGCATCACCGATAACGGCGCGTTAAGTGAGCTGGCGGGCCCGATACGCCTTTGCATCCGGCAGAACATTCCGATCGTTGCCCTTGGAACGGCCACATGGCTTTTGGCCGAGATGGGTGCGCTGAAGAATATCGAGTGTACGATTCATTGGGAGAAAATGGCCGCATTTTCGGAAACCTTTTCAGGACCGCGGATGACAGACGCCATTTATACCACGGACGGCGGCATTTGGAGTTGCGCTGGCCAAATCTCCGCCTTCGATCTCGGAGTAGCCCTACTCGAGCGCAACCTGGGATCACACTTGACCACCGAAATCTGCAAAAGCAACGTTGTCCAAGGGGTAAGGGACCATACGCATCGCCAGACGAACTGGTTTCGGTGGAAGTCATCTTGTAGAAGCGAAAAACTGCCTCAAGCCATTTCTTTGATGGAGACCTGCCTCGACGAACTGCTCCCTCTCGAGCGTATTGCCGCAACACTGACTATCTCCCGGCGGCAGCTAGAGCGTCTCTTCGAGACTTATCTCGGCACCTCGCCTCACAAGTTTTACCTCAAGTTGAGGCTGGATCGCGCAAGGCAGTTGATCGAATCGACAAACACACCGATCCTCGAAATCGCCGTTGCCTGCGGATTTGTTTCGTCCTCTCACTTTACCAAATGCTACCGCGTTGAGCACGGGTGCACCCCAACCGAAACAAGGTTCTCGCGCATGAACCGGGCGATGATGCCAAGGATGGCGCGGCGGCGCGTCACCTCCGGGTAA